Proteins encoded in a region of the Bacillus sp. T3 genome:
- a CDS encoding BglG family transcription antiterminator, whose protein sequence is MYISARERQILEILLSETNELTVKDLADQIGVSGRTIHRDLKNVEDILLEYDLSLQKKSGVGVQIVGEKNRIRELELFLFNLNHTEFTPDERQTIILCALLESNGPVKLVALANDLNVTIATVSSDLTRLEERLRTFDLALIRRRGYGVEIEGTESSKRRAMRNIISEHLDESEILSLARENIQKKSTQQINTISERLLGLVEKNKLMIVEKVFESISEELPYTMADSAYIGLIVHLALAVERIQKGEGISIDATYLENQKPTKEYKFAEKLVNELEKVFRINIPEAEIGYITMHLKGAKMRHDKEYVIEDSSLQVAMKTNQLIKNVGSRLGRDLTHNVSLFEGLAMHLKPALFRLKQNMGISNPLLDRIKRDYPELFAIVKAAVDEVFHEFNVPEEETGYLAMHFGSAVLVNREIRNLKTLVICSSGIGTSKMLVTRLQKEFPELQEIRSASALELNKLSSMDYQVIISTIPLPDFQHDYILVSPILTKDEMVKVKAYIHERSHMERTEKKLDSSLPIKRSKKNVKTFIKEMMIIEEYARTISVILQSFELKEVFDPQTIEEILQAACKELQERGSIKDSTKVVDAIREREKLGGLGIPDTKLALYHTRSEFVVAPSFLIYSLKHPLVIKGMDDDPMEMKQLLLLLTPLESSEWTLELLSYLSSLLIESAESIAIFESKQQATISDLLTARFDQFFTEKLQHLRSV, encoded by the coding sequence ATGTATATTTCCGCAAGAGAAAGACAAATTCTCGAAATTTTACTTTCGGAAACAAATGAACTGACGGTTAAGGATCTCGCTGATCAAATTGGCGTGAGCGGCCGTACAATCCATCGAGATTTAAAAAATGTAGAGGATATTTTATTAGAATACGATCTTTCGCTACAAAAGAAATCCGGTGTAGGCGTTCAAATTGTGGGTGAAAAGAATAGGATCCGTGAACTTGAATTATTTCTGTTTAATTTAAATCATACAGAGTTCACACCGGACGAACGGCAAACCATTATTTTGTGTGCTTTGCTTGAATCAAACGGTCCAGTTAAATTGGTGGCACTTGCCAACGACTTAAATGTGACGATTGCAACGGTCAGTAGTGACTTAACGAGATTAGAGGAACGATTGAGGACCTTTGATTTAGCGCTCATTCGCAGAAGAGGTTATGGCGTTGAAATAGAAGGAACTGAGAGCTCAAAACGAAGAGCGATGCGGAATATTATTTCTGAACATCTCGACGAATCAGAAATACTTTCACTTGCGAGAGAGAATATTCAAAAAAAGTCGACTCAGCAAATTAATACGATATCAGAACGATTACTCGGTTTGGTCGAAAAGAACAAGCTAATGATTGTTGAAAAAGTATTTGAATCAATCAGTGAAGAGTTACCTTATACGATGGCGGATAGTGCTTATATAGGATTGATTGTGCATTTGGCACTGGCAGTCGAGCGGATCCAAAAAGGTGAAGGCATTTCGATTGATGCAACCTATCTTGAAAACCAAAAACCGACAAAAGAATATAAATTTGCCGAAAAATTAGTTAATGAGCTAGAAAAGGTGTTTCGGATTAACATTCCTGAAGCGGAGATTGGTTATATTACGATGCATTTAAAGGGTGCAAAAATGCGCCATGATAAAGAATATGTGATTGAGGATTCCAGTTTACAAGTAGCGATGAAAACCAATCAGTTAATAAAAAATGTCGGCAGTCGTTTAGGGAGAGATCTAACCCATAATGTTTCGCTTTTTGAAGGCTTGGCCATGCATTTAAAACCGGCGCTTTTCCGCCTAAAGCAAAATATGGGTATCAGCAATCCGTTGCTGGACAGAATTAAGCGAGATTATCCTGAGCTGTTTGCGATTGTTAAAGCGGCAGTGGATGAGGTTTTTCATGAATTTAATGTCCCCGAAGAGGAAACCGGTTACCTCGCCATGCATTTCGGTTCAGCTGTCCTCGTAAACAGAGAGATAAGGAACTTAAAAACGTTAGTCATCTGTTCGAGTGGAATTGGAACTTCAAAGATGCTTGTCACCCGATTGCAAAAGGAATTTCCAGAATTACAGGAAATTCGCAGTGCCTCTGCATTAGAGCTTAACAAGTTGAGCAGTATGGATTATCAAGTGATTATCTCGACGATTCCACTTCCGGATTTTCAGCATGATTATATTTTAGTCAGTCCAATCTTAACAAAGGATGAAATGGTGAAGGTGAAAGCTTATATCCATGAACGTTCTCATATGGAGAGAACGGAGAAGAAGCTAGATTCATCTTTACCAATAAAACGCAGTAAGAAAAATGTTAAAACATTTATAAAAGAAATGATGATCATTGAAGAATATGCTCGAACCATATCCGTAATCTTGCAAAGCTTTGAATTGAAGGAAGTATTCGACCCGCAAACAATCGAAGAAATCTTGCAGGCAGCATGTAAAGAATTACAGGAGAGGGGGAGCATTAAAGATAGCACCAAGGTGGTTGACGCGATTCGCGAACGAGAAAAGCTCGGTGGTTTGGGAATTCCCGATACGAAACTGGCTCTTTATCATACAAGATCAGAATTTGTAGTAGCTCCATCTTTTTTGATCTATTCCCTCAAGCATCCGCTTGTTATAAAGGGAATGGATGATGATCCAATGGAGATGAAGCAGCTCTTGTTACTTCTCACTCCATTAGAATCATCAGAATGGACCTTAGAGCTTTTAAGTTATTTAAGTTCATTACTGATTGAAAGCGCTGAAAGCATTGCGATTTTTGAAAGCAAACAGCAAGCTACGATTTCAGATTTATTAACAGCCAGATTTGATCAATTTTTTACGGAAAAATTACAACATTTAAGGAGCGTATAA
- a CDS encoding zf-HC2 domain-containing protein: protein MKCSEEFIQFMHEYLDEEISPRNEGVLREHLTSCRNCDAYFQQLKHTVALIQNTSQMKAPENFTANVMAQLPKLETKKGFKRWVKYHPFLTAASLFVVLMTGSLFSTWQNDQEFSVTNQSNLVVQNNNVIVPKGEVVKGDVIVRNGELRIEGEVQGDVTVINGDHYVASAGHVTGEIEEVNKVFDWLWYEMKDTAKKITTVFSSDEQ from the coding sequence TTGAAATGTTCAGAGGAATTTATCCAATTTATGCATGAGTATTTAGATGAAGAAATCTCACCCAGAAATGAGGGCGTTTTACGTGAACATCTAACTTCTTGTAGGAATTGCGATGCTTATTTTCAGCAATTAAAACATACTGTAGCACTTATCCAAAATACTTCTCAAATGAAAGCACCAGAAAATTTTACAGCTAACGTGATGGCTCAGTTGCCCAAACTTGAAACAAAGAAGGGCTTTAAAAGATGGGTAAAATATCATCCGTTTCTAACCGCAGCATCTTTGTTTGTTGTGTTAATGACAGGAAGTTTATTTTCCACCTGGCAAAATGATCAGGAATTTTCTGTTACAAATCAATCTAATTTAGTCGTTCAAAATAACAATGTGATTGTACCAAAGGGAGAAGTAGTAAAGGGCGATGTGATTGTAAGGAATGGTGAATTAAGAATTGAAGGCGAAGTGCAGGGGGATGTCACCGTCATCAATGGTGATCATTATGTTGCCTCAGCAGGACACGTTACTGGTGAGATTGAAGAGGTAAACAAGGTATTTGATTGGCTCTGGTACGAAATGAAAGATACTGCGAAAAAAATCACAACTGTTTTTAGTAGTGACGAACAGTAA
- the glmS gene encoding glutamine--fructose-6-phosphate transaminase (isomerizing) yields the protein MCGIVGYIGIQDSKEILLKGLEKLEYRGYDSAGIAVINDDGVHVFKEKGRIADLRDVVDLKVSANTGIGHTRWATHGAPSQVNAHPHQSTTERFTLVHNGVIENYDILKREYLQDVTLKSDTDTEVIVQLIELFVREGLSVEDAFRKTLTLLKGSYALALLDKQNKETIFVAKNKSPLLVGLGEDFNVVASDAMAMLQVTNQYVELMDKEMVIVTKDNVTIKNLNGEVMSRNPYTAELDASDIEKGTYPHYMLKEIDEQPTVMRKIIQTYQNDQGELIIDKEIVDAVTESDRIYIIAAGTSYNAGLVGKQLIEKLAKIPVEVHIASEFGYNIPLLSEKPLFIFISQSGETADSRAVLVQIKELGHKALTVTNVPGSTLSREADYTLLLHAGPEIAVASTKAYTAQIAVLAILSEVVGRNRGYETDFNLVKELGIIANVMEGLVDSKDVFEAMAWEYMTTTRNAFFIGRGADYYVCLEGSLKLKEISYIQAEGFAGGELKHGTIALIEEGTPVIALVTQELVSLNIRGNVKEVAARGAHTCIISMKGLEAEGDRFVLPEVNELLTPLVSVVPLQLLAYYAALHRDCDVDKPRNLAKSVTVE from the coding sequence ATGTGCGGTATTGTTGGATATATTGGAATTCAAGATTCAAAAGAAATCCTATTAAAGGGCTTAGAAAAGCTAGAGTATCGAGGGTATGATTCAGCTGGTATTGCTGTTATAAATGATGACGGTGTCCATGTTTTCAAGGAAAAAGGACGTATTGCTGATCTTCGTGATGTAGTAGATTTAAAAGTTTCAGCTAATACAGGAATTGGTCACACACGCTGGGCAACACATGGAGCTCCAAGCCAGGTAAATGCCCATCCTCATCAAAGCACAACCGAGCGCTTCACTCTAGTTCATAATGGGGTTATTGAAAACTATGACATCTTAAAGCGCGAGTATTTGCAAGATGTTACTTTAAAAAGTGATACCGATACAGAAGTTATTGTGCAACTGATTGAACTGTTTGTTCGTGAAGGGTTATCGGTTGAGGATGCGTTCCGCAAAACGTTAACACTTTTAAAGGGATCTTATGCACTTGCACTTTTAGACAAACAAAATAAAGAAACGATTTTTGTTGCCAAAAATAAGAGTCCATTATTAGTCGGGCTTGGTGAAGATTTCAATGTCGTAGCGAGCGATGCGATGGCAATGCTCCAAGTAACAAATCAGTATGTTGAGCTAATGGATAAAGAAATGGTAATCGTGACAAAAGATAATGTAACGATTAAAAACTTGAACGGTGAAGTGATGAGCCGTAATCCATATACTGCTGAGCTTGATGCTAGTGACATTGAGAAGGGTACTTATCCTCACTATATGCTAAAAGAAATTGATGAACAGCCGACTGTAATGCGCAAAATCATCCAAACCTATCAAAACGATCAGGGCGAATTAATAATCGATAAGGAAATCGTTGATGCGGTTACTGAATCTGATCGAATTTATATCATTGCAGCGGGTACATCCTATAATGCTGGCTTAGTTGGCAAACAATTAATCGAAAAGTTAGCGAAAATACCTGTTGAGGTTCATATTGCTAGTGAATTTGGCTATAACATCCCGCTTCTTTCTGAAAAGCCGTTGTTTATTTTCATTTCCCAAAGTGGAGAAACAGCAGATAGTCGTGCAGTACTAGTTCAAATTAAGGAATTAGGACACAAAGCATTGACGGTTACGAACGTACCTGGATCTACTCTATCAAGGGAAGCAGACTACACTTTGCTCCTTCATGCTGGTCCTGAAATTGCAGTTGCATCTACAAAAGCTTACACTGCGCAAATTGCTGTTTTAGCGATTCTTTCAGAGGTAGTTGGACGTAATCGTGGTTATGAAACTGACTTTAATTTAGTAAAAGAGCTTGGAATTATTGCCAATGTCATGGAAGGGCTAGTGGACTCAAAAGATGTATTTGAAGCAATGGCTTGGGAATACATGACAACCACTCGTAATGCATTCTTCATCGGTCGTGGCGCCGATTACTATGTCTGCCTAGAAGGCTCTTTAAAGCTAAAGGAAATTTCTTATATTCAAGCTGAAGGCTTTGCTGGCGGTGAATTAAAACACGGTACGATTGCATTGATTGAAGAAGGCACACCTGTAATAGCATTAGTAACACAAGAACTTGTTAGCTTAAATATTCGTGGTAATGTGAAAGAGGTTGCTGCACGTGGCGCCCATACTTGCATTATTTCGATGAAGGGCTTAGAAGCGGAAGGCGACCGTTTCGTACTTCCAGAAGTAAATGAATTATTAACACCTCTTGTCTCTGTAGTACCTTTACAATTGCTTGCTTATTATGCAGCCCTACACCGCGATTGTGACGTCGATAAGCCAAGAAACTTGGCAAAGAGCGTAACAGTTGAGTAA
- the cdaA gene encoding diadenylate cyclase CdaA codes for MSIANFNLWGSLADIVDILLVWYVIYKIINLIKGTKAVQLLKGIFVILLVKIISDYLGFNTLSWIMGNVITWGFLAIIIIFQPELRRALEQLGRGKFFSRSGTQEEDESEKFIEAIVKATDYMAKRRIGALISIERETGMSDYIETGIALDSKISSELLINIFIPNTPLHDGAVIIQKNLVAAAACYLPLSESPFISKELGTRHRAALGISEVTDSITVIVSEETGNISLTKNGELHRGLTLDAFKSLLENELVTRNKVKPTSSARWNWRGKRNG; via the coding sequence ATGTCGATTGCAAATTTTAATTTATGGGGTTCTCTAGCTGATATCGTAGACATTCTCCTTGTTTGGTACGTCATATACAAGATCATCAATTTGATTAAAGGGACGAAAGCAGTTCAATTGTTAAAAGGGATTTTTGTGATATTGCTAGTAAAAATTATAAGTGATTATCTTGGCTTCAACACGTTGAGCTGGATCATGGGTAATGTAATCACTTGGGGATTTTTAGCTATCATTATCATCTTTCAGCCTGAGCTTCGACGTGCACTTGAACAATTGGGAAGAGGAAAGTTCTTTTCAAGAAGTGGGACTCAAGAGGAAGATGAATCAGAAAAATTTATTGAGGCAATTGTAAAGGCAACGGATTATATGGCGAAACGCCGGATTGGAGCACTTATCTCTATCGAAAGAGAAACGGGGATGAGTGATTACATTGAAACCGGAATTGCCTTAGATTCAAAGATATCATCAGAGTTACTTATTAATATTTTTATACCTAATACTCCGTTGCATGATGGGGCTGTCATTATCCAAAAGAATCTAGTTGCAGCTGCAGCCTGTTATTTACCGCTATCTGAAAGTCCGTTTATTTCGAAAGAGTTGGGGACTAGACATCGTGCAGCACTAGGTATAAGTGAAGTAACAGACAGTATTACAGTCATAGTATCTGAAGAAACAGGAAATATATCGTTAACAAAAAATGGAGAACTACATCGCGGATTAACACTAGATGCATTTAAGAGTTTGTTGGAGAATGAATTGGTCACAAGAAATAAAGTAAAGCCAACTTCCTCCGCTCGTTGGAATTGGAGGGGAAAAAGAAATGGATAA
- a CDS encoding mannitol-1-phosphate 5-dehydrogenase: MLAVHFGAGNIGRGFIGNLLYHSGYETCFVDVNSEIVNLLNEKQEYRVVLADPSQEEIVVKNVKALNSASNPELVIEAIAKADLVTTAIGPNILPLIAGLVAEGLRKRVEQNNQPLNIIACENMIGGSSLLKEKVYEKITVEEQAIFDERFGFPDSAVDRIVPNQTNEDKLMVKVEPFYEWVVEETKLVGVKPEIAGITYVEELVPYIERKLFTVNTGHALAAYFGHYYGIETINEAMENGEVRQLVEGALKESGDFLIKKYDFDAEAHYKYINKIIGRFANSYITDEVTRVGRSPIRKLGPNDRLVSPARQYNEVVGAEPTYLLKGIAAALMYNFQGDEEAIQVQTTIKNQGLEAAITEYTKLDATSPLFKGIVEQYQALKK, from the coding sequence TTGCTAGCTGTACATTTTGGAGCAGGAAATATCGGCCGAGGATTTATTGGGAATCTTTTATATCATTCTGGTTATGAAACATGTTTTGTTGATGTTAATAGTGAAATTGTCAATTTGCTCAATGAGAAACAGGAATATCGTGTCGTCCTAGCTGACCCTTCACAGGAAGAAATCGTCGTCAAAAATGTTAAAGCTTTGAACAGTGCGTCAAATCCGGAACTAGTCATTGAGGCAATTGCCAAAGCAGATTTAGTGACAACTGCGATTGGTCCAAACATCCTTCCGTTGATTGCTGGCTTGGTGGCTGAGGGCTTACGAAAACGGGTTGAACAAAATAATCAGCCATTAAATATAATTGCTTGTGAAAATATGATTGGCGGCAGCAGCTTATTAAAAGAAAAGGTTTATGAGAAAATCACCGTTGAGGAACAAGCTATTTTTGATGAGCGCTTTGGATTCCCTGATTCTGCTGTTGACCGAATCGTTCCAAATCAAACGAACGAAGACAAGCTAATGGTAAAGGTTGAACCTTTCTATGAGTGGGTGGTAGAAGAGACGAAGCTTGTCGGAGTGAAGCCAGAAATAGCCGGAATTACTTACGTAGAGGAATTAGTGCCGTATATCGAAAGAAAATTGTTTACGGTTAATACTGGACATGCCCTTGCTGCTTATTTTGGTCATTATTATGGAATTGAAACGATTAACGAAGCGATGGAGAATGGTGAAGTTCGTCAGTTAGTCGAAGGCGCATTAAAGGAAAGCGGAGACTTTCTAATTAAGAAATATGATTTTGATGCTGAAGCTCATTATAAGTATATTAATAAAATAATCGGCCGTTTTGCTAACTCTTATATTACGGATGAGGTAACACGAGTTGGGCGTTCACCTATTCGCAAGCTTGGACCAAATGACCGCCTAGTAAGTCCAGCAAGACAATATAATGAAGTAGTTGGCGCCGAGCCAACCTATTTGTTAAAAGGAATTGCAGCCGCCCTTATGTATAATTTTCAAGGGGATGAAGAGGCGATTCAGGTTCAAACTACGATTAAGAATCAAGGGCTTGAAGCGGCAATCACAGAGTATACAAAGCTTGATGCTACTTCGCCATTGTTTAAAGGAATTGTAGAGCAATACCAGGCGTTAAAAAAATAA
- a CDS encoding YbbR-like domain-containing protein produces the protein MDKFMDNPWFLKGVALILAILLFSTVSNSDGNQSKEEYVPANQQVETIKNIPVNSYFDTENFVVSGVPESVDVTIEGPKSIVQSTVSLKNFEVYMDLTDAKIGTQTVKIEVKDISDKLKVTIKPSTAKVTVQEKITKEFKVDAEFNQNLLEDGYISGDPVVEPKKVKITGAKSEIEKISFVKATVDVEGPIEETFTKNAKVVAFDQQMNKLDVTIAPETVKVTIPIKNTSKTVPINVVQKGTAQAGIVIDSISLDTKEAKINGKEDVVKATESVRVEVDISNITEETELTLPVIIPDGITSVTPECGKGNG, from the coding sequence ATGGATAAATTTATGGATAATCCATGGTTTTTAAAGGGTGTGGCGCTCATTCTAGCCATTCTCCTCTTTTCAACTGTTTCAAATAGTGATGGAAACCAGTCAAAGGAGGAATATGTTCCTGCCAATCAACAAGTGGAAACAATCAAGAACATACCAGTGAATTCCTATTTTGATACAGAAAACTTTGTAGTGTCTGGAGTACCTGAATCAGTTGATGTAACGATTGAGGGGCCAAAAAGTATCGTCCAATCAACTGTTTCATTAAAAAACTTTGAAGTGTATATGGATTTGACTGATGCTAAAATCGGTACTCAAACCGTAAAAATTGAGGTTAAAGACATATCGGATAAATTAAAAGTGACGATTAAACCATCGACTGCCAAAGTGACAGTCCAAGAGAAAATAACGAAAGAATTCAAAGTTGATGCAGAATTTAATCAGAACCTGCTTGAAGATGGTTATATCAGTGGCGACCCTGTTGTGGAACCAAAAAAGGTCAAAATTACTGGAGCAAAAAGTGAGATTGAGAAAATAAGCTTTGTAAAAGCTACAGTGGATGTGGAAGGTCCAATCGAGGAAACATTTACGAAAAATGCCAAGGTGGTGGCATTTGATCAGCAAATGAATAAATTGGATGTAACAATTGCTCCTGAAACTGTGAAAGTGACCATTCCGATTAAAAACACAAGTAAAACTGTTCCAATTAATGTAGTACAAAAAGGAACTGCACAAGCTGGAATTGTAATAGATAGTATTAGTTTGGATACGAAAGAGGCAAAAATTAACGGAAAAGAAGATGTTGTGAAAGCTACAGAAAGTGTACGAGTTGAGGTGGATATCTCCAATATTACGGAAGAAACTGAATTAACGCTTCCTGTCATCATTCCGGATGGGATTACGAGTGTCACGCCGGAATGTGGTAAAGGCAACGGTTAA
- a CDS encoding PTS sugar transporter subunit IIA, which translates to MSNSILTKENIRLNMSVGSKEEAIRMTGNILVEKGYVEADYIEKMLEREELTSTYMGNFVAIPHGTEDSKDFVKESGISFIQVPDGVDFGAGNIVKLLIGIAGKNNEHLDILSNIAIVCSEEENIEKLVNAKTAEEILEIFEGVN; encoded by the coding sequence ATGTCTAACTCAATCTTAACTAAAGAAAATATTCGTTTAAATATGTCAGTAGGTTCTAAGGAAGAAGCCATTCGTATGACAGGCAACATCTTAGTTGAAAAAGGCTATGTTGAAGCTGATTATATTGAAAAAATGCTTGAGCGAGAAGAATTGACTTCTACTTACATGGGTAATTTTGTTGCCATTCCGCACGGTACGGAGGATTCAAAGGATTTTGTAAAAGAATCAGGTATTTCCTTTATCCAAGTTCCAGATGGAGTTGATTTTGGAGCGGGAAATATTGTGAAATTATTGATTGGTATTGCCGGTAAAAATAATGAACATCTAGACATCTTATCTAATATTGCCATTGTTTGCTCTGAAGAAGAAAATATTGAAAAGCTTGTGAATGCGAAAACAGCAGAAGAAATTTTAGAGATCTTCGAAGGAGTGAATTAA
- a CDS encoding CdaR family protein, whose product MSRRNVVKATVKVSKQEQKTISNVSIKTEGLADLYDLVFKNPSNGKISISVQGTAEEISPLTAADFNLSVNLTDLNEGDHEVQIISSGPSNVKMKLEQDRVLVSITKKDEV is encoded by the coding sequence GTGTCACGCCGGAATGTGGTAAAGGCAACGGTTAAGGTTAGTAAGCAGGAACAGAAAACCATATCGAATGTCTCGATAAAAACAGAAGGATTAGCTGACCTATATGATCTCGTTTTTAAGAATCCATCTAATGGAAAGATTTCTATATCTGTCCAAGGTACAGCTGAAGAAATAAGTCCATTAACCGCAGCTGATTTTAATCTTTCTGTGAACCTGACCGATTTAAATGAAGGGGACCATGAGGTGCAAATTATTTCCAGTGGGCCCAGTAATGTCAAGATGAAGTTGGAGCAGGATCGAGTATTAGTTTCGATCACAAAAAAAGACGAAGTATAA